One segment of Candidatus Micrarchaeum acidiphilum ARMAN-2 DNA contains the following:
- a CDS encoding adenylyl cyclase CyaB produces MEQEIRLIVNDFKDVKNRIVSAGAVLESSKTQYDTYYGSIRAMRALGKSFILRVRKSGSSNFLTFKGATGKEGYYEEYETRIANGKSAAKIIERSGFEKIIFVKKHRELYRYKNSTINLDSVDELGNFVEIEIISEKNADKRLNSIIKELRLEEYKSIRKGYVSLLLEKNGSKYHKYIKE; encoded by the coding sequence ATGGAGCAAGAGATAAGGTTGATAGTAAATGACTTCAAGGATGTAAAAAACCGTATTGTAAGTGCTGGTGCAGTTCTTGAATCTTCCAAAACGCAGTACGATACATACTACGGCAGCATTAGAGCAATGAGGGCTCTCGGAAAGTCCTTCATTCTTAGGGTAAGGAAGTCCGGAAGCTCCAACTTCCTGACATTCAAAGGTGCAACTGGGAAAGAAGGTTATTATGAGGAATACGAAACTAGGATAGCGAATGGTAAAAGCGCGGCAAAAATAATTGAGAGATCCGGCTTCGAAAAGATAATTTTTGTAAAAAAACATAGGGAGCTGTACAGATATAAGAACAGCACAATAAACTTGGATTCTGTAGACGAGCTTGGAAATTTTGTCGAAATAGAAATAATTTCTGAAAAGAACGCAGACAAAAGACTCAATTCAATAATCAAGGAACTGAGACTGGAAGAGTACAAAAGCATAAGGAAGGGTTATGTCTCTTTGCTGCTTGAGAAAAACGGGTCCAAATACCATAAATACATAAAAGAGTAA